The Glycine max cultivar Williams 82 chromosome 17, Glycine_max_v4.0, whole genome shotgun sequence genome contains the following window.
GAAACTATAATTTCTGAGACGTTACAAATGATTTACTATATTTAAAAGATTCTTGGGAATGTACGGCTGAAACTTCAAAGAATCAACACCCAAGATTCTTTAcccattgtaaattttttgttatagGCTTCTTTTTTCCCCCTTCCTCAAATATGTTGCAATTAtttttccattatcttcttttttctttctagtcAATGCCGGTGGCCTAAGTCTTCCACTTGTAATTTTTGTATCAggcaaatgaaaagaaaatgcaaACGAAAGCAGCAAAGTATTTCTTCCACATTTACAATTTGCTTTCATCTCACAAGTACGATAATAAGCTATATGCAAAAAAGgggtttttaattatttttttaaaaagaccacatgtattttttttcaagaaggCAATCTTGTTCTAAtaagattaatattttattaatatttaacataatcatATATCAAAAGTTCAAATTTGAGATTCGAATTCGAGACAACAAATTAACGGATTTTGGGAGCTCACCAAAGATAAAACGTGCTTTAAGATTAAAGGAATGTTTGCTTATGgatatatttattgttcttATCGAATTGAGTTCCTTTCCTTTAACTTGAGTTCCTTTTCTGACGTGGGATGGGATACCGAAAAGAAACTTGGATGATAAAATTAGTATTTGTCTAATGTGTATTTAGtgaatgaaatataatttaattctttatgcTCTGATGTGTGCTCATGATGATGGTTGGGTTGGTTGAGGCCGACAACCAATAAGCTCGGCACAATACACTTGTATATCTCTCTCTAACAAAATGCATACattgggagataaatttaaaCCTGCCTTcttgtaaaatataaatgtgaTCTACCTTTATTGGCTACCATTATAAAGTAAGGTTACTAATAAGCAGATAATTACATTGAATTGTAAGGTTACCAACCCTAACATATCATATcattttcaagacttcaaaGTCCAAAAGGTAACAAACAATATAGTCTCGAACTGAACTGAACACCTAACTAAGGTGTTGAGGTGCTTGCAGATGATTCGTGGGGACATTAGCCGCAACACGCTCCTCGCCCTCATCAGCAAAGCGTGCACCTTCCCTCACCTTGCCGAAACCCACGCGCAGCTCATCCGCAACGGTTACCAGCACGACCTCGCCACCGTCACCAAGCTCACCCAGAAGCTCTTCGACGTCGGCGCCACGCGCCACGCACGTGCACTCTTCTTCTCCGTTCCCAAACCCGACATCTTCCTCTTCAACGTACTCATCAAAGGCTTCTCCTTTTCCCCCGACGCCTCCTCCATTTCCTTCTACACCCATCTCCTCAAAAACACGACACTCTCCCCCGACAACTTCACCTATGCCTTCGCCATCAGCGCTTCCCCCGACGACAACCTTGGCATGTGTCTGCACGCGCATGCTGTCGTCGACGGGTTTGACTCCAACCTCTTTGTCGCGTCCGCGCTCGTTGACTTGTACTGTAAGTTTTCGCGCGTGGCGTATGCCAGGAAGGTGTTTGATAAAATGCCGGATAGAGACACCGTGTTGTGGAACACCATGATTACTGGGTTGGTGAGGAATTGTTGTTATGATGATTCTGTTCAAGTGTTTAAGGACATGGTGGCGCAAGGGGTTCGGTTGGATTCCACCACGGTGGCGACCGTGCTTCCCGCGGTTGCCGAGATGCAAGAGGTGAAGGTTGGGATGGGGATTCAGTGTTTGGCTTTGAAACTTGGATTTCATTTTGATGACTATGTTTTGACGGGTTTGATTTCGGTTTTTTCGAAATGTGAGGATGTTGACACGGCGAGGTTGTTGTTTGGGATGATTAGGAAGCCGGATTTGGTTTCTTACAATGCCTTGATTTCTGGGTTTAGTTGTAATGGTGAGACTGAGTGTGCGGTGAAGTATTTTAGAGAATTGCTTGTTTCCGGGCAGAGAGTGAGTTCTAGCACTATGGTTGGGTTGATTCCGGTATCTTCTCCATTTGGGCATTTGCATTTGGCTTGCTGTATTCAAGGGTTTTGTGTGAAGTCTGGTACTATTTTGCAACCCTCTGTTTCAACTGCACTCACGACTATTTACAGCAGGCTCAATGAAATTGATTTGGCAAGGCAGTTATTTGATGAATCGTCGGAGAAAACTGTGGCTGCTTGGAATGCGATGATCTCAGGTTATGCACAGAGTGGTTTAACAGAGATGGCTATCTCTCTTTTTCAGGAAATGATGACGACTGAATTTACTCCAAATCCAGTTACGATCACGAGTATTCTTTCAGCTTGTGC
Protein-coding sequences here:
- the LOC100795074 gene encoding pentatricopeptide repeat-containing protein At4g30700; its protein translation is MIRGDISRNTLLALISKACTFPHLAETHAQLIRNGYQHDLATVTKLTQKLFDVGATRHARALFFSVPKPDIFLFNVLIKGFSFSPDASSISFYTHLLKNTTLSPDNFTYAFAISASPDDNLGMCLHAHAVVDGFDSNLFVASALVDLYCKFSRVAYARKVFDKMPDRDTVLWNTMITGLVRNCCYDDSVQVFKDMVAQGVRLDSTTVATVLPAVAEMQEVKVGMGIQCLALKLGFHFDDYVLTGLISVFSKCEDVDTARLLFGMIRKPDLVSYNALISGFSCNGETECAVKYFRELLVSGQRVSSSTMVGLIPVSSPFGHLHLACCIQGFCVKSGTILQPSVSTALTTIYSRLNEIDLARQLFDESSEKTVAAWNAMISGYAQSGLTEMAISLFQEMMTTEFTPNPVTITSILSACAQLGALSFGKSVHQLIKSKNLEQNIYVSTALIDMYAKCGNISEASQLFDLTSEKNTVTWNTMIFGYGLHGYGDEALKLFNEMLHLGFQPSSVTFLSVLYACSHAGLVREGDEIFHAMVNKYRIEPLAEHYACMVDILGRAGQLEKALEFIRKMPVEPGPAVWGTLLGACMIHKDTNLARVASERLFELDPGNVGYYVLLSNIYSVERNFPKAASVREAVKKRNLSKTPGCTLIEVNGTPHVFVCGDRSHSQTTSIYAKLEELTGKMREMGYQSETVTALHDVEEEEKELMFNVHSEKLAIAFGLITTEPGTEIRIIKNLRVCLDCHAATKFISKITERVIVVRDANRFHHFKDGICSCGDYW